The Kordia sp. SMS9 DNA window CACAAATTAGAACCTTACGAAACGGCATCGATATTTTGGTGGCAACACCTGGAAGATTACTCGATTTACACAGTCAGAAAGCGTTATCATTGGCAAAAGTTGAAATGTTAGTGTTGGATGAAGCCGATAGAATGTTGGATATGGGATTTTTGCGCGATATTAAACGTGTGATTGATTTGATGCCCAAACGAAGACAGAATTTGTTGTTTTCGGCAACGTTTTCAAAAGATATTAAGAAGTTAGCGAATAGCATTTTACATCATCCTGTTTCGGTAGAAGCAACTCCTGAGAATACGACTGCTGAGAAGGTAAATCAGATCGTATATAAGGTAAATAAACCTGAGAAAACGGCTTTGTTGATCAAGTTGATTTCTGATGGTAATTGGAGTCAGGTTTTGGTGTTTACACGCACGAAACACGGCGCCAATCGTTTGACAAAGAAGTTGATTGCTAAGAATATTAGTGCAGCTGCCATTCATGGAAATAAAACACAAAATGCACGTACCAAAGCACTTGGTGGTTTTAAGAAAGGAGATATTCGGATTTTAGTGGCAACAGATATTGCGGCGCGTGGTTTGGACATTCCGTTGTTGCCGTATGTGATTAATTATGAATTGCCCAATGTTCCTGAAGATTATGTACACAGAATTGGACGTACAGGTCGCGCTGGTGCAAGTGGCGATGCAATTTCTTTAGTTTCTGCGGAAGAATATGAGTATGTTCGCGGAATTGAAAAGTTGTTAGGCGAAAAGTTAGTTGCAGAAGAGATTGAAGGTTTTGAAGCAGATCCAAATTTTACACCACCACCAAAACAAGAACGTCCACAGCGATCGCGACAGAAATCGAAACTATCATCGAGTCGTAATTCTGGTGGAAGTCAAAAAAATAGCACTGGTAATTCTTCAAATTCAGGTTCGAGTTCAAACTCAAGAAATAAGAAGCGAAATTCTCGTTCAAGAAATAGACGACGTGATTAGGTTTAGACTTTCTAGACTTACTTAGATTTGTTTGATTGAAAATACAACTATTTTGTAGTTTTAAATCAAAAAAAGAGGCTTTTTAAACCTCTTTCTATTGTTCTTTATTTCTATAATCCATCTAAATCATCAGTAATTACAAAGTCGTCTGAGTCTGCTGCATCACCTTGAATTTTCTGTGGATTTTCAATAATTTGCGTTTTGATTTTTTCTAATTTAGTTTTAGAATTTTAATCATTTATACTCCATCAATTGCATCATCAATAATAAAATCATCTGCGTCTGCTGCACCACCTTGAATGTTCTGTGGATTTTCAATAATTTGCGTTTTTAATTTTTCTAACATATGAATACGTTTTAAGTTAGTATTGATTTATAGCTTCCGTTGATCATCCAAGATCATCCGTAATGATAATATCTTCCGCTGTGGCGCCACCTTGAATGTTTTGTGGATTTTGAATGCTTCTTGTTTTGAATTTTTCTAACATGCTTTTATATTTTTGAATTAATAATAGCATGAAAGTAGCATGGAAAATATGCGCAAACAAGTAATGATACCGTTGGTTTATGAATTAAAGGTTGTCTTTTGAAGTGATTAACTTAGGCGAAATCTAGAGTTGAAACAAGAGTCAAATACGCTATAAGTCCTTAAAAGTCATTTTGTTAAGCATCAATCCTGAAGCTGGTGCAATGTAGTTGACTTCTAATGTTGAACCTGGCAATAACGAACGTTTGATGAAATCAAGATCAAGTTCGTGTTTTCCTAGTAGAATTAATGTTCCCATCATCATGCGGATTTGATGCCGTTTGAATCCCGCGCCTTGTACGCGCAATAGATAACTATTTTCGGGGAAGAAACTTGCGGTAAAAAGTTTGTTTTCAATAATTTCACACAATTCAATTTCGCCTTCTAAAACCGTATGTTCGGTGGGTTTGTAACAGTAGGTTTTTAGATAGTGTTTGCCTTCAAACAGCTTTGCTCCTTTTTTCATCAATTCCACGTCTAAATCGCCTAAAACATTGGTCATATACGGTGCCGCAAACGGATGATATTTTTCTCCAAATGCAAATAAATAGATGTATTCTTTTACTTTCGGATGTTGAATGATGTTGAATTTCTCATTGGTTTCCGTAATTGCCAATGCACGAATATCTTGTGGTAAGTTTTTGTTGAACAATGGCAGAAACTCTGGAATGTCAAGTGTTTCATTGTCTAAAAACAATTCAATCGCAATTTCATTTGCAGAAACTTTGGCATCTGTACGACCTGAAGCTAAGAGTTTGAAGTTTTTGTGCCCGAAAACATACGCTAATGTACGTTCTGTCATGCGCTGTACGGTATTTACATCAGGCTGTTTTTGCCAACCATGATAGCGAAATCCTAAGTATTGAAGCGTAATGAGATAGTAATAGCGTTTTCTTTGCAAGAGTGTTTGTTGTTGATTGTTAGTTGTCGATTCGTCAATTTGTCAATATGTTCTTTGAAGCCATTTAAAATTCAACATTTAGCATTTAGCATTTAACATTTAAAATTTAAGTTTTAAAGTTTTAAAGTTCCTAAGCTGCTTTTAGCAAAATAAAACTTAATGCAAATATGACGATTGGAATGCTCCATAGTTTCCAAACTTCTGTTGGTTTTGTATTTTCTTTGATTGCTTTGTTTTTGATTTGTAACATGCGTTTTCCGTTATAATACAGTGCATTAAACAGATACAAGACAATTCCCGCCAAGGCAACATAAAAAATTTGCAGATATATGGAAGTGAACAATAAGAAACTACTATTGGTCGCTTTGATTAATACGATACACAATACACATAAAATACTGAGGTGCAACACTGTAATGTACGTAGTTGCCTGCGACATGAGTTTTTTGTGTTTCGGTTTTTTAGATTGTGCTTTGTAGCTCAGTACCGTTTTGTAAAATAGTTGATCGAACATAGGTTTTTACTAAAGACAGTACAATGATAGGATTTTTTTATTGTTTGTGGATTTGTTTTTTGCGAATTTGTCTATTTTTTGAAGTTTTTTCAATACGAATGTCTATTTGATTATAAAACTAAAATTACAACGCTTTCATCTTGGCACGACTAATTTGAAAAGGCTGAAATAAATCCCAACTGACACCAAAACCGAGTTGATTTCCAGAATCTACAAAGCGATAATTATAATTGTCATGTCCATAAACGTAGGTTGCAAAAAATCCAATATCACGATTAAACGGATATACCGTAAAAGTGGTTTCGCTGCGTACTGGTTCTACAAAAGGATGTGCGCCTTGGATGATTTCAAATTTTTGTTCGATAGCATAGCGCAATTTCGGTTTTACTTGATAGATATATTCATAGCCCAATCCGAAACGATGTCTGCCATAAATACGGATGTCAAAGTCTGAGTAACCACCAAAATCAAACAATCCGAAAAAGCGATTATGATACAGCTCCCAAGAAGCTGTAAACGAATGGATTTTAAATGGTTGATCATCGCCATTTAATTCATTGAATCGAAAATTCAACGATAGTTTTGTGGTATTTGTAGAAAAGTTTCCATTGGTTCTGTTAAGTAATTCCGAAAGATTACTTTCATCAGTAATCGTAGCATGAAAATCTGTACACGGCATGGATTCGTCTTCTTCTCCCGATAAAAAAGCGCAACCCGATTGGCCGTTGGAATAATGTCCGCTTTCAATTGCCCAAGTA harbors:
- a CDS encoding DEAD/DEAH box helicase; the encoded protein is MSFKSLGLSDALLRAISKKGYTTPSPIQAKAIPLVLERKDVLASAQTGTGKTAGFTLPMLQLLSQEPPLRRRPIRALILTPTRELAAQVYANVQEYSTFLDIRSTVIFGGVNAKPQIRTLRNGIDILVATPGRLLDLHSQKALSLAKVEMLVLDEADRMLDMGFLRDIKRVIDLMPKRRQNLLFSATFSKDIKKLANSILHHPVSVEATPENTTAEKVNQIVYKVNKPEKTALLIKLISDGNWSQVLVFTRTKHGANRLTKKLIAKNISAAAIHGNKTQNARTKALGGFKKGDIRILVATDIAARGLDIPLLPYVINYELPNVPEDYVHRIGRTGRAGASGDAISLVSAEEYEYVRGIEKLLGEKLVAEEIEGFEADPNFTPPPKQERPQRSRQKSKLSSSRNSGGSQKNSTGNSSNSGSSSNSRNKKRNSRSRNRRRD
- a CDS encoding tRNA pseudouridine(38-40) synthase TruA → MQRKRYYYLITLQYLGFRYHGWQKQPDVNTVQRMTERTLAYVFGHKNFKLLASGRTDAKVSANEIAIELFLDNETLDIPEFLPLFNKNLPQDIRALAITETNEKFNIIQHPKVKEYIYLFAFGEKYHPFAAPYMTNVLGDLDVELMKKGAKLFEGKHYLKTYCYKPTEHTVLEGEIELCEIIENKLFTASFFPENSYLLRVQGAGFKRHQIRMMMGTLILLGKHELDLDFIKRSLLPGSTLEVNYIAPASGLMLNKMTFKDL